A genomic window from Streptomyces sp. HUAS YS2 includes:
- a CDS encoding immunity 53 family protein: MSEPEHVLDWLQHWYASQCDGEWEHEWGVTIGTLDNPGWTVRISLEETDLEDREYPRQQVTRGEHDWVMAWTSEKTFQIACGPGNLTEALTLFRAWTSEAGAGAGV, from the coding sequence ATGTCCGAACCCGAGCACGTCCTTGACTGGTTGCAGCACTGGTACGCCTCCCAATGCGATGGTGAGTGGGAGCACGAATGGGGCGTGACGATCGGCACGCTCGACAACCCGGGCTGGACCGTCAGGATCAGCCTGGAAGAGACGGACTTGGAGGACCGGGAGTACCCCCGGCAGCAGGTCACCCGGGGTGAGCATGACTGGGTGATGGCCTGGACGTCAGAGAAGACGTTCCAGATCGCGTGTGGGCCCGGCAACCTGACCGAGGCCCTGACGCTGTTCCGCGCCTGGACTTCGGAGGCTGGGGCCGGCGCAGGTGTGTGA